Within the Deltaproteobacteria bacterium genome, the region TGCGGAACATCGCAGCGATTTTCGGGGCTAACAATGCGGGATCGGCAAGCTTCGGGACCGGTTCACCGAGGGCCTTGCGCACCTCGGGGTGGGTGGCCAACGGCCGACCGCCCTCCCCCACCCGACTCATCCAGCGCGGCGGAAGGCTCAACAATCCAGTTTCAACGCGTGGTACGCTCACACCAGCTCCCTCTCATGATTATCGGCCATTGCCAAGCCGAGGTTGCGTCGGGCTTGACACCGGGGTCGTGTACCTGGACGCAACTTTTTCTCGCGGTGGGTCGATATATATTGTAGGCACCTTGCCAAGGAGACGCACCATGGGCGTCGGACCAGCGGCGTGTTTGGATCCCAAAAGCACGCTCTACGAAACGAAGGAATGTCAGAAGATCCGGACACCCAAGCCACAGGAGCAGTTCGACATTATCTTCCGCCTGTGTCCTCCGGGGTTCGGGCCTCGGAAGGGTAATTCATCGCGCCGAGGCCAACCGAAACAACCCCACTGGCGCTTCTCACCGGAACAACTCGAACGTCTGCTGCGGGAATTGCGTAAAAACGAAAAAAACTATCCGCGCACTTTCAGTGAACGGCCGAAGCGGCTTCACGGTCAAGACGTGTAGTATAGACATCAAGATTTGCGATGACGCATGACCCCATAAGAAGGCTCTTCCGGAGGCACAAAGCGCGAGACTGACTCGACAGCTTCAACTCAATCCAAAATGATTCTTGATAGACTTCGAGTTTTTCAAATTGAAATGCCAAGCTATTTTCTATTCTCCATTTTCTATTTTCCCGATTTTCCGCCCTCGATACAGCACAGAACTTCCGAAAATAGAAGAATGGAAAATAGAAAATGGAGGACGATTTTCCTGGCGGAAAATCGTTGCGCGCCCGGAGAGACTCGAACTCCCAACCCTCAGGTTCGAAGCCTGATGGACATTACGGGGGCTCGCGTCGCCCCCTCCAGTGGCAAAGCCACTGGAGCCTCCCCTTCAACGCCGCACGTGCGGCTGCTCAATACTTTTCTGCGCCCATTCATAAACACATTTCGAACTGAACATTTCAAGGAAATTATGGCCTTCACGCCGCTCGTGCCCGCCATTCGCGAACTGTTGGCCCCACAGGCCGCCTAATTTGGCCCACGTGGCGCGATGCCTGTCCAACTGGAAGCTGACCCCCCAGCCCATCACCATCCTGAAAACCCTTTCCGGATCGGAAACACTCCGCAGTTTTCGGCCAGCCCGTAATCTGGGGCATGGAGGACAGTTTTGCCGAAATTCGGGAGTCCATCGGGAATCATGCTCCCAATGATTCCGACCAAGAGCTGAATGAGAGTGCCCTCAGCCTGCTCGGGTTTTTCGAACTGCTTCTACAAATTGACAAGGAACAAAAGGAAAAACGTGATGAAAATCTCCGAAGTGAATATCCAATTCATCAAGCCCGCTGACGGGCTGATCGGTTTTGCCAGCATCGTCATTGATGACGCATTTTATCTGGGCTCCATCGGGATCCACCAGAAGCTTGATGGCACCGGTTATCGCCTGACCTATCCCACAAAGAAAAGCCCGCTGAACAGTCGCCCCATATTTCATCCGATCAACCGGGCCATCAGCCAAGCCATCGAGCAGGCGATTTTTATGAAACTGAAGAACGTAATGAGCAAAGTCTATGATCGATACGATTGTGCTGACATTGCCTGAAGGCCACTTCAGGATCCTGGACTACGACAAGTTCACCCCTTCCGCCCGTGGCCTCTTTGAGCCGCCGTTTTACAGACTTGGAAAGGGTGGTGTCATCCGTTGCATTCAAAACTCCACCAAGGAAGACCGGCTTCGTGGCCGTTATCGTCCAAGGTTCACTGTGACCAAGCGCGTAATAAGCGGGCGACCATCGGTCTCCCTACGGATTGAATGCTCGATTCCCAAGCTCCTGTATGGGAATAATTTCACCGAAATTACCCCTGAAGACCAGTTGCAAATCAGGACCGGCGACAGCTCCTTGTTCGACAATGGGTTAGCTGAAAGCATGGGTCTGTTTTTTGCCCATTCTCCGGGAAATTCTGTTCTCTCCGCCATCCACTATTCCAAGAATATCATCCTGCCCAAACACATCACCGCCTCGATGGTCATTTCGGAGCTGGGCAAGTTGAACCTGACCAAGCGGCTGGACCTCAACAAGACCGACTACCGCAACGAAGGTCACGCAGTGCGATTCCACGCCAACAGTTACGAGGTGGTGTTTTACGATAAGATCAAAGATCTGGAACAGGCCCGCGTCAGCGAAAAACGGGCGATTGAAAACGACAACTGGGTTCAGGTTGGAATGTTAAAAGATGGTGGTTTACCGATAGGGTTGGAGGTCCTGCGCATGGAGGTGCGGCTCAACACCCGACGGAAGATCAAAAGCCTGTGCGAGAAACTTGGGTTGCCACCACCACAAACACTACACGATGCCCTGCGGCGGCATATTGCCCAAACAATCCTTCTTCACTTTTGGGACTTAATCGAGCGGGAATTGAATGTCGTGTCGCTGTCGCAACATAAGCCGGAGAATCTATTCCAGGTCCTGACCAGTGGTGGGATGAAGCCGGCAAAGGCGCTTCAGGTTTTAGGCGGGCTGTCCCTGATTCAGTCGGTCGGAATTCGTGGCCTTCGGTCCCTTTTGGGGAAGACATCAAATCGGACATGGCAACGGCTCGAAAAGAACATAGAGAAATGCCCGATTTCCGGGAGTACAAAGGTCGAAATGATGCGCCAAATCCGGGAATCTTTGATTGAGTTTTCTCCCGTAAAATTATATGGTTGCGACTCTCAAAATTTTGACGGGCAAAAGGATGTAATGAATTGATATGAAACTCCAAGACAACGAAATCCGCGACATCATCAAATACCTCGAGGCTGGCAAACCCTTGCCGGAGCAATATCGCTTTTTACTCTTTGAAGATAAACGCGAGGTAGAACTGGTTTGGAACGGCAAGACCGATGAAGTCTGCAATGTTGTCCTGCCGTTTCAGTCCATCGAGCAGGTGGATGAGCCCCGAACGGAAACTGGGGCTCACAAAAAGGAGCTACAATTTGGCCTGTTCGACACGCGGGGCCGTCAACTGAAAGGCTGGACCAATAAACTTATCTGGGGCGACAACAAGCTGGTTCTTTCCAGCCTCAAAAATGGTCCGCTCCGCAAGGAAATCGAAGATCAGGGTGGCATCAAACTGATCTACATTGACCCGCCTTTTGATGTGGGGGCGGATTTTTCGATCAATATTGAAATTGGTGATGAGCAATTCACCAAGGAGCCTTCGGTTCTCGAAGAGCTGGCCTACAGGGATACCTGGGGGCAAGGGACCGACAGTTTCATTGCCATGATTTATGAGCGGCTTTCACTCATGCGCGATCTGCTCGCAGAAGATGGAAGTATTTATGTGCATTGTGATTGGAGGGTGAACTCGTTTGTCAGGATTATTTTGGAAGAGCTATTCGATTCAAAGAATTTTCAGAACCAAATAACCTGGAAAAGAATCTTTTCTCACAGCGACGCACACCGTTTCGGTGTTGTTGATGATACGATATTCTTTTTTTCAAAGTCCGATTCATACATTTTCAACAAGCAGTTCAAGCCTCATTCAAGCACCTATATTGAGTCACACTATGGGCAGAAGGACAAGGATGGACGACCCTTCAGATTAGTTACGCTATCAGCGGCCGGACCAGGACCAGCGAGGAAGTTTGGTGATAAATGGATTGAACCACCTAAAGGTCGGCACTGGGCTTGGTCCCAAGAAAATATTGATGAAGGATTAAGAACTGGGAAACTTGTTTTTGCTTCAACAGGGCAGCCGAATATCAAGCAATATTTAGATGATACTAAAGGAACTGTTATTCAGACCATCTGGGATGACATCCCTCCTGTTAATCCAGTGGCTGAGGAGCGTGTCGATTACCCCACCCAAAAACCCGAAGCACTTCTTGAACGCATCATCAAAGCCTCTTCCAACGAAGGCGATCTTGTTGCCGATTTCTTCTGCGGCTCCGGCACAACACTAGCCACAGCCGAAAAGTTAGGCCGCAAATGGATCGGTTCCGATCTCGGAAAATTCGCCATCCATACTGCCAGAAAGAGAATGATTGGCGTCCAGCGCGGTCTTAAAGACAATGGCAAAAATTACCGAGCCTTTGAAATCCTCAACCTCGGCAAATACGAACGACAATATTATGTAGGTGCAAACCAGAGTCTTCGCGATCAGGAAAAACAACAACAGCTCGCCCAAAAAGAAAAAGAATTTGTCGAACTGATCCTTCATGCCTATCGGGCAGATTCTGTCACGGGCTTCAAGACATTTTTAGGTAAGAAATCCGCCAGACTCGTCGCCATCGGTCCCATCAATCTTCCCGTCACCCGCGACTTCATCAACGAGATCATCAAAGAGTGCCTGGAGAAGCATCTCACTAAGGTGGACGTTTTGGCCTTCGAGTTTGAAATGGGCCTCTTCCCCAATATTCAGGAGGAAGCCAAATCCAAGGGGATTGACTTGGCCCTCAAGCATATCCCGCGGGAAGTCTTCGACAAACGCGCCATCGAAAAGAATCAGGTCGTCTTCCACGATGTGTCCTTCATCGAGGTCAAGCCCCATTTCAAGAAAACTTCCGTTGCGGTTGAACTGACTGACTTCGGCGTCTATTACACCCAGGACTCCATCGA harbors:
- a CDS encoding septation protein SpoVG family protein is translated as MKISEVNIQFIKPADGLIGFASIVIDDAFYLGSIGIHQKLDGTGYRLTYPTKKSPLNSRPIFHPINRAISQAIEQAIFMKLKNVMSKVYDRYDCADIA
- a CDS encoding site-specific DNA-methyltransferase, whose product is MKLQDNEIRDIIKYLEAGKPLPEQYRFLLFEDKREVELVWNGKTDEVCNVVLPFQSIEQVDEPRTETGAHKKELQFGLFDTRGRQLKGWTNKLIWGDNKLVLSSLKNGPLRKEIEDQGGIKLIYIDPPFDVGADFSINIEIGDEQFTKEPSVLEELAYRDTWGQGTDSFIAMIYERLSLMRDLLAEDGSIYVHCDWRVNSFVRIILEELFDSKNFQNQITWKRIFSHSDAHRFGVVDDTIFFFSKSDSYIFNKQFKPHSSTYIESHYGQKDKDGRPFRLVTLSAAGPGPARKFGDKWIEPPKGRHWAWSQENIDEGLRTGKLVFASTGQPNIKQYLDDTKGTVIQTIWDDIPPVNPVAEERVDYPTQKPEALLERIIKASSNEGDLVADFFCGSGTTLATAEKLGRKWIGSDLGKFAIHTARKRMIGVQRGLKDNGKNYRAFEILNLGKYERQYYVGANQSLRDQEKQQQLAQKEKEFVELILHAYRADSVTGFKTFLGKKSARLVAIGPINLPVTRDFINEIIKECLEKHLTKVDVLAFEFEMGLFPNIQEEAKSKGIDLALKHIPREVFDKRAIEKNQVVFHDVSFIEVKPHFKKTSVAVELTDFGVYYTQDSIDNVAEALKNGSNKITLEAGKIVKVSKDKSGIVTREVLTKKWTDWIDYWAVDFDFESKKEVIRIQNDQGEWVENWTGDYIFENEWQSFRTKKDRSLELKSVYFEYPNKGRYKIAVKVVDIFGNDTMKVIEVGV